Within Catharus ustulatus isolate bCatUst1 chromosome 5, bCatUst1.pri.v2, whole genome shotgun sequence, the genomic segment AATTACAAGCTGATTGTTTTACCCATTATTTCTCCCaacttttaatttctgctttctaaaGGATCATTGCCCGCGGTAATTGCAAAGGACCTGTCCTTGTATGTGTCACCAGcctcaaagacaaaaaaaaatctaattttccttttatgctttctctattttcctaccgcccccccccccccactttttttttttttttcctggcagctAATTCAAACTGAGTAGCGACTGGAGCGTCCAAAACAAGAATGAAATTGATATGATCAAAGAACACATAACTGTACACGAAAGGGAAGGAAATTAGGTAGGGGGTGGGAAAACACGTTGTATAATATAATTCACTGGTAATTTTATTCCCATGTCTTAATTTTCTACAATTAAAACCGTTTTTAATAAGAGACTATTTTTCGAAAGTGGAACTTAGGTCTGGATATACCTTTACTCCTTGCATGGGAGGGAATAGACCTTTTCTCACAATTACTCAGGATTTATTTATCGTCGTGTTTTGTCTTGTGCCGCTTAAAcgtattaattttcttctggcACTTTCCTGGCACTAACATTtgagatttaattttaattaattagctaaggaggagaaagaagcaTGTGAGGATGTGTATGTCCGCGGACACAAGCTTCTCTCCAACCGCTGAACCTCCGTtcataattttctccttttgttctAATTTAATAaacccagcagggaagggaaacaGGTGCTGGGGGCTGACACCTCTGagcccacacacacacacacgcacataATCCCCTTTTGATCATCTAACTCCACTATTAGGGATGGAAGACCTTAAGTTCCCATTTTCTGTATAATATCTTCTTTATATTGATCCcgcaattatttaaaagaaagcgTCATCTCCTCCCACTTCTCCAAATAAGGCTATTTAGATGCTTTCCAGATGAGTGGAGGTGTGCTGAAACAGAGCTGACAGCCAAGTATATCACAGCCAACACCATCCTTCATTCGCTCTCTCCCTctgccccccctccccccggCACACACTTTCAACGTGTCTCTCTTCCAGTGATGAAGATTACAGACTATTATGGGCAAGGGATTAATTTGTAGCCAATTACAATCCAGTGCTAAATATGAATGCATAAATAAGATACAGCcttgcctctgtgtgtgtgagcgagagagaagggagggggggcaggagctcctgggcagcctggcgAGGATgatgagaaggaagaaggagcagCTGAGTGGAGGCTCTGAGCCGAGCATCACCCTGTGACTCCTGCCTCTCCCGGAGGCTCCCGGCGGCCGGACCCAGCGCAGCCCCGGGCAGCTGAAGGCAGCGGCTCGTCCTGAGCCGGAGCGGAGCCGGGGAGGAGTTTCCAGATCAACTTCGCcggaggaaggagggggagagcaagaggggagggcaggggggagAAGTTGCAACCGAGAGGGGCTCTGCAAAGAGTCATGAATGTGAGCAGAGACAAGGTCGGTGACATCTCCAtcccggcagcggcagccgcgGCGGTGACAGCCCCCGCAGCCGGCATCGGCGGGGAGCCCCGCGGCTGCCACGGCGAGGGGATGGACGGCCGCGGGGAGCAGCGGCTCTCGGCCGGCGGCGAGCTGCCGCTCTACTGCCCTGCCGGCCGGGACAGGCAAGGGGACAGCCAGAGCAACACCCCCGGACAAGAGGGGGCAGTGGCCGCGCTGCCCATGGTGCACAGAACCACCTCCTTCTCCGTGCTCGACATCCTGGACCCTAACAAGTTCAACAGCAAGCGGCGGCAGTGCGCGGGCTTGTACAAATCGGCGGGGACCGAGTTCACTCTGGGGGCGGAGGATAAGCCCGAGGACTCAGGGACCGAGCTGGCCGAGCCGAAGGCTCTCGCCGAAGATTTCGACGCGTGCAAGAAGTCGGCGGAGCTGATCAGTAAGTAGGTCTGGGGGCTCGGATCCCTCCGAGCCGGGGGCTGCCCCGAGTTCCCCCAGCAGGGTCTCGCGTGCTGTGACATCTCATCCTTCCCCGCTGGCAGCCGAgggagccggggctgcgggcagcCGGCTCCGGGGAAGGACAAACTGCTGGATGTAGGGAGGTGGAATTCTGTGTTAGGCGGAGGGATGGCAAGCGGGGAACCGGGCATCCTCCCGGGACAGGCCGGGAATAGCGGCGGGCACCGGCCGAGGAGCCGGGCATCCTCCCGGGACAGGCCGGGGATAGCGGCGGGCACTGGCTGAGGAGCTCGGCGGGACACCGGAGCTGTTCGTGCCGTGCGCCCCCGGGAGCGGCAGGATCAGCCCCGGGATGCCGGCCTGGCTGGGGTGAGGAGGAACCCCgacatcttcctcctcctcctcctcgcaggcactgccagccctgcctgtgaaCTCCCGCTCAGGCAAACTTGGGAGCGGCTCCTCCGGCCCCAGGGTGTGCAAACTCTCCCCTGCTACCCCCATCTCGCCTGAGCCCCACCAGGCGTTTATGACTTTGTCCCTCTCCCCAGCCTCGgacccctctcctgtcctccCCCCACCACCGCCGCCCGTTGCTCTGGGCGACAGATtcaattttctctctccccttgGCTTTTTTAGGACAAATCAGACTAATTGTGACAAAATGCTGGTTATCTctggaaaaacaattaaattcCTTCGATTACATTTAAGGTAAAATGTGCTTAGCAGCGTAAAGAGGCTGGATAATGGGGAAAATCGCCCCAGAGTGGCATGTAGGACTGCTTGGATCGATATCCTATTATCGAATTGTGCATATCTCTTTCAAGCACCTTGCAAACTCTTCCCTAACATCTAAATTATAGGGTCAAAATTCGGATAATTACTCGATTAAAACCTATTACACTTATTAGGGCTCGCTATTGATCGGGAATTGCATTCGACCCAAGCTCTagattgctttttctttctgggtCCGAATATCCCAACTTTCTCACCTCTAAACACCGCGACTCTGGGGATCACGGAGGGTTTCCGGGGAAAAGCGGTCGTTGTGGAAAATATCTATAGTTATTCCATGTCCAGAGAGGGGAAAGAAGAGGCAGCGAGTTGCAGGGGATAAACTTCTCGGCTTaggagaaataatttctctgtgtcCGGGGCGAGAGAGGAGGACTCGGAGGTTTCCAACCCCGCCAGAGCGGGACTCAGACAAGTAAAATTAGGCAGCTCAAGAGGTCTGGAATCTGCTCCAGACCGAGCCATGACGCATTTTTCATCTGTAAAGCAAGAGCAGGAATGGGCACTAATAGAAttcaaaagagatttttaaaagcaatgcGGAGCTGGAGTAATTATTCCTCTAAACTCATCTGACTTTCGTCATATTAAATAGATCTGGGCGATCAGAAAGACTGACGAGGTTAACCTATCGCTAATCTCACACTTTTATCTCCagacaaggagaaaaatgcaaCTCCATCTCTTCTCTCAAAATAAATACGTTTGGAGGCATCACGCCGCGGTGAGCTGGCAAGTTCCCCGGACCCTGCGCCCATGGGCTCCTTCGGCCACATCGCCTTAATGTTATGGCAGGGACCGGGAATGGATCTGGGACTGCTCAAAAATCACGAAATTtaattcttctctttccccatcGTAATTAATATTAGTTCAAGTGGGGCTTGATCTAGCAGAACTGTTCTGAAAAGTAGCCACCCCTCCGAAAAATGCAAAGGCTTTCTGGCCAGAGAACGGTGAAAACAGCGCTGGTCACTTGCCGCTCGTAAAActattttaatgttaaaaaaaaaaaaaaagagtttaaacTGCCCATTAAATTTAAgctatttcagaaacaaaataagTCCGGCGTCCACCTCCGTCACCAATTCTATTCGcgttacattttttttttgtcttaaaaaattTTTGTTGACCAACATCTGGAATTCCCTAGACGGAAAATTAAACTCCGAaagtgggagctgcaggttcCCGGTCCGGTCCGTGtgtgggtgctggggctgcGCTCAGCCCCGAACGTGCCCCACAGGCGCTGCCACCCGCACTTTTTATAAATCGTTGCTGTAAAAAACTACGCCCCGCAATTTCTAGCCGGTCCTACAGGTTGCAGGACGCTTGTCTGCGCTCACTGGATCGGGCTGGGGGAAAAGTGACCCGGTTCTCTTCTGTTCGGCAGTGATCGCACGCGTTTTCCAGGCTCCGATCTGAacagagagctggaaagggtTCTTAATGAACCCTGAGTTATTAAGAGATATTTTCAGGATGAGAAGGACAACAGTACTCTGCCCTTATTTCTCCTACTGAACCTGAAATCAGCACGTAGAAGAAAATAGACTTTTAAAGCCACCTCTAATTTTACAAGCGGGAGTTAGGGTGTCCGGCGTCAGGAGCAAATCTGAGGTGTGTtcaggtttgggggggattAAAAACAACTAAACTGCGACAGGATAAGGGTGACAGCCCAGCGATTCATTTCCTATTCGCGTATCTCGGTTAACCAAGTTAAAGGAGTCCTTGCTTAGGGGTTCCCGGAGCTACAGCCCCGTTACAGAAGTGAGAGAAGGGAAGTTTAGGAGTGCCTGAAAGAACCGCGACACAGCACGGTACTCACGGGCCTCTGCCCCGAGCTGTCCCCGGggcctcccccagccccggcccctgGAGAAGGATTCGCCTCTCCCTCCCCCAAGGAGCCCGGgccggccagggtgaggagGAGCCGGTTCTCCGGAAAACGCGATTTGCTTTCAGGTTTCATAATGACAGAATCGTCAGCACAAGTCCAATAGCCTTAAATATCGGATAATTACCCTGTTCTCCGATGGAGACCCGTTAATTGGAGCGTAAtataaacccaaataaattaaatgacCGTTAACTAGTTTGTACATTGCACAAAATGAGTTTAATTAAGTTTGTATCTGCTCCGCTAATCAATACAAGTATTTACTCCTCTTTAATACTTCCATCTCGGGAAGTGACAAGAGGTCAAACCAGACGCAGGAAGGGTTAAAAATGCCAGAGCAAAACGCAGCAAATCGCCCATCGATTCGGAGATTTCCGTCACTAAAATTGTTAGAGGCGTTTTGACATCCCCGCTGCCCGCTCCCCAGGCACGGCTGGCTCGGCCCGGGCAGGGGCTTCTCCCCGGCCGCTCCTCAACCCTGGCAGCGCCCCGCGGGCCCTCCGACACCCCGGCCACTcgccctgctgccttcccaaagGCCCTCACAGCCGTCGGGTGTTCAGTGGGTGCTGGCGGCCGTGGGAAGGGGGTACATCCCCTATCCCGGCTGCGTCTCGGTACGAGCTCTGGCTGAAGGTCGGTAGCTCGGAAGGGGCAGCGCTGGCACAGCCTCCCCGGGCTGGACAGCCCCTTCCCGGCCGCAGAGCTGCAGTTCCGAGCCCCATCCCCGCTGCCCAGCTCCTCGCCCTATGCCCCGAGCCGACGGGTCCGGACATCCCCAGTGCGGGCGGAGGGGCCGAGGGGGCGGCGAGGGGCGGCCCGAGagcagcggggacagcgggtgGGCGAACCCCCGGCGGgaccggcggggctggggcgggcggggcgggggccgggccgggcggagAGCCCTAACAGCGGCTGTCGCTTGTCCGCAGAGGAAGGGGAGCTCTACAAGGCCGAGGAGTGCGACCTGGACTACAGCAGCCGGCCGAGCCGCAGCCCCGACAGCGAGCTGCCGGACGACGAGGAGCTGTGCAGCGAGGAGAGCGGCAGCaccagcggcagcagcggcagctcCGGCCCCGCGGCGCCCGGAGAGCCCGAGCCGGGCCCGCTCCGAGCCGAGCCGGCCGAGGCGGGGGTCGTGCCGCCCCCGGCGCCCCctccgccgccccccgccccgcccgtcGGGGCGCAGCCCGGCCCGCAGGCCAAGCCCAAGAGGAAGCGGACGGGCTCGGACTCCAAGTCGGGCAAGCCCCGGCGGGCGCGGACAGCCTTCACCTACGAGCAGCTGGTGGCGCTGGAAAACAAGTTCAAATCCACGCGGTACCTGTCGGTCTGCGAGCGCCTCAACCTGGCGCTGTCCCTCAGCCTCACCGAGACGCAGGTGAAGATCTGGTTCCAGAACCGCCGCACCAAGTGGAAGAAGCAGAACCCGGGCGCCGACACCAGCGCGCCCacgggcgggggcggcggcggcggggcgggggccgggctgggcggCGGGGCTCTGCCGGGGGGGCTCAGCCCGCTCAGCCACTCGCCGCCCATGGGCACCCCGCTCTCCATGCACGGCCCCGGCAGCTACGCCGGGCACCCGGCCGGAGGGCTGGTCTGCGCCGCCCAGCTGCccttcctgcccagccccgccgTGCTCTCGCCCTTCGTCCTGGGCTCCCAGACTTACGGCGCTCCGGCTTTCTACACCCCGCACCTATAAGCCCGAcgctccttcctccttctcctcctcctcctcactcccgctgtggccgccgcccctccgaGGATCACCCGGCCGGGCTGGGGGCCGCTCACCGCACGATCCCCCCGAACACACCCCGAGGACGGACCGGCAGCGACACCGGGGCGAAGGGGCAGCCCCGGGTTCCTGCGGCCCAGCCCGGAATGAAAGGAGCGGCCCGGAGCCCTCGGGCCTTTCTAAGACCCTTTTTGTACGCGATGTGTCCGGACTGCgctgctgagggaaggaggaggagaaaccTCCCTCCCCCGTGTACATACAAGTAGATGTAAATCATCGTtacctgtatttttattttcaccgTCCCTCGTTGCTATGTgggtttaattaatttaataataattattattaatattgtctttgtttttattctggtCTGGCCACTAGCGAaagacttttaaagaaaaaaaaaaaaaaagattatgtaCCCATTTGACTCTCAGGGTAAAACGGAGAACTATCGGTCCTGTCCCTCGACATTGCAGAAGCAAGGACGCGCCGCTCCCTGCCGTGACCTCACGGTGACAGAGGAAGTTTTGGATGTTTTGTACAAACGTCACccccgagcagggccggggGTCCCGCCCGGGAAGGGACGGCGAGGGCGGCTcctggggtgcagggctggTTTTTTACGTTAATCATTTCTGTATATTTCTGGTtgttacaaaaagaaaaaaaaaaaaagttttaacttTATAATTAATGTATAAGACGAGGGAGTAATGAGCAAGAGGTGATAAAGAGAGCACTTTGTTTGCTAAACACTTTAAATCAATCAATAAACTCTAAAGAAACGGCGCTTTCCGTGGTGGCGAGTCCCTGGCTTCAGGGTGAATCTTTGTAAGACAAGTTTCCCCTGGAAAACGCCTGCCTCATGAGACGCTCGGAGGGATGTCTTGCATCATCGTTTTTCTTTTCGTTTATTCCTAAAGAGCGTATTTCTTATACGcaaataaacttttttcttcttgtataGGAAGAGGGAGGGGATTCCCCTTCTTAGTTTccttctttgcattttcttaatTTGCTTTGCCGATTTGTGCAATATTACGGACAAAACAAATATCATATATAGAGGGAATCCGACATCTCTGCCACGTTTCCGCTGATGTCCgatattttgggtttatgtAAATTTAATAAATCGGCTCTTCCATTCAGATTCcacaactttaaaaataaaataatcttttcatCACCGTTCCGCTGATTACTTTTAAATTCGTATCAAAGTTGATATTttagaatacttttttttactttcaaagaGAAAGTCTATAACCGCCGTGAGCACCCCGAGGTGGCTCCGCcggcccagcagctcccatcccgctgctgcagggatgctgttatcccatttccccattccctgcctgaCTCTGGGGAAgagctttaattttttctactaattttttgtgcttttgggtttgtttgggggtttttgcttgtttgtttgttgttttattcCCCTCTGGGCAATTCTAAGAAACCGGTATTTTCCggagggatttttgggcagCAGAGCATCTCCTCCCTCTCGGCACCCGCCTCCGCATCCCGTCCCGACTGGGTGCCAGAGTTCCCCGGGCTGTCCGGGATTTGCTCCTcgctcagctccatcccctgctccctccctgtgtcccagcctggctccgATCCGGAGCTGTGCCTGGCCGGGCGCTCCACAGCCTCATCCCACTCCTTCTCACCGCTCTAGAACAGAACCAAATGTTTCAGCCCTCCCGTGGAAATAAAACCTGCCGCGACCGCCGGCATTGGAGACAAGGGGGGAGAGGAGCCGGCTCCACCCCGCAGGGTCTGTGCTTTCCACTGGTTTTtattgtgttgttttgtttgttttttttttccctgggagtGCGGGTCCAGCAGCCCGCGGAGCCGCGGGGAGGATGCGGGGTGCTCCAGATAATGCGGGATGCTCCGGGTTCTCGTTTTCCCGCATGCAGAAGCGTACAAGGCACCAGAAGTCTCTGACCAGACTCATTTGCATTTGTGAAAATAAGAGCTTTTACAATGAGAGGTGTTCCGAAGTAAATTTTCAGGGGAAACATGACAAGTAGTAATGCTTggagtgctgctctgcacagctgttACTGATAGAAGAAAACCAGCTAAACTGGGAAACAGGAGATTGTCTCACACTTTGCCGTTGTGCCAACAGCAGCCAAACTGTTAGCTCAGGTGAGGCATGACACAGctgaataaaaagagaattcaACCCCTGTTTGCACTTGGGAGCTCTAAACAGTTCCCTGCCAGTGGGAAATAATTTGGCTcccacaggagctgcccagagctTCAGAGTGCATGATTCCCCTAGCCCAGGCTGGTTAGTCCTGCCAGTGAAACCTGTTCATGTGAGCATTATTACTCACAGCTGCTGGATGAAAGAGTCAGCCTGAGATTCCCAGTCATTAAATGAGATTTAACAAGGCTTCTCACGTTTTATGGCAGTGCTGAAAAGAGAGCCGCAGGTATCTTTCTCAGCATAGTTTAGGAAGTTATTGATAACTCTTGCTCCATTCAGAGGTCTTAGATCATAAAATTCTAGAGCAAAACTGCACAACCTCAACTTTAGTGTGTGTCTTCCCCAGCATGCAGCACTTGCAGAGGTACAGGGCATGTTTTACACTCTGCTCACAGGTactggctgtgcccagaggaCTCTTGGAGTACAAACACCAAAAAGACAACTCAAGTAATGCTCCCTGGACCAAAACTCTGCAGCTGGCTCGTGGTGTTGGGTCAGAGTGTGTGAGTGTAAACTTGACAGTGAGAAGAGTGGTGGTGTCGACACAGGGCAGCTGTTGAGGAACATCTCAGGTGTGAGTgagtgctcagtgctggtgtgCTAAAGCAAAaagctctcacctgtccaaaCCCCCCAACTCCATCCCCCGTGTTCCTGCCCACTGACactgtggctctgcaggacagTCAGGGCTTGATGCAGCATTTGAGATTGTCCCATTAGGTGGTCACAGgaagcccccaaatcccccacagTGACCTCCCAGCAAGGCCCAAAAGCCAATTCCCATGTGGTGCCTGTCtgatgtccctgctgccctgcacaccaCACCCAGTGCCCCTGCACAGGGCTCTTGAAGCTCATTTGCCATTAATTATCAATGAGCCCTGGACCAGAACAAGTCAAACATAGTGACTGGGATGATGGTTATGACACAAGCAGGAGGTGTTTGCTCTGGCTCATTCTGTCAGTCCAACAATTTTTTACATTACTTTATTATTCATTCATAAAATCTAGTGTTAGAGGATTCAGAACATGGAACACATCCAAGGGGACACGGAGCAAAACATTTGCCAGAGGACAGTCTCAGCTCTGACAGACTGAGCAGCACATTCAAAGCCTGATTCAATGTGCTCAGGTGATGTCTTTGGCACATACCACAGAGAGATAATCTTGGGCATCAGCATATTTTTGGACTAATTCCCATGAAATCAATGTTAAACCCAAGGGTGCAAACCTGTTCTagtaagaaaatattcagaTATTAATTGCATCTTACTATTGTTCACTCTGTGAATGAATGAAAGCTACATCTAATTTACTTCATATACTTCAGCTTATACTGAACAAGCTGCAGTTGTTCAGTGAAATGTCTCataatcaaaacagaaaaaagcacATAAATACAGAAGATACCTTCCAAACAATTGAGagagaactgaaaatattttgaaatattttctgtcattgATTTCACTCAGTAATGATGTTTCTCAATCATTGCAAACCAGTTCTGTACTATGACCTGCAAAAACTCCTTGTGTTATTTCCACTTGAGCAGGGTACAGTGAGttactttttttaattcttagaGGTTTTTAACATGTATTTCAGACCTTCTGCTTCAGACTCAACTCAGTCACGTTACATGTTTCTAGTCTCATACTACACAagtgaaatgttaaaaataaagctttgcCTGTATAAACTTAAATCCATTTTCCAAAAATACACCATGATGTCTGCTTGTAGTCTGCTATATTAACAAATATCCATTCATTCCTGTATTACATGACAAAATAATTGTGCTCAAACAGCTGAATTTATACActcaaaggaaaattattttacaatgtCTGGGCATTTCTGGTCTTCAGGTTCTGTCTCAAAGATAACCAAGTAAATAAGGTTGTTGTAGAGCCTTTCTTaagagcaaataaaagaaatattttttttttcctgatattgaACAATTGATATTGGAAGATTTTCCAGGCTCTGAGAGGTAAATGAAGGCAGAGAacagagggacactggggatgaaGGAGACAGGCAAGTAAACAAAGAGGATCCTAATCAGTTTGTTGCTCAAAGTTGCCTTACATAAATGGTTTACATGAACCACATATTTGTCTatctggtgggttttttttacttctttcccTCTTGCTCACACACTCATgttctgtgccatgtgctcACATTAAACAGACATCTCAGGTGGACAGAATGGGGCTGTCACAGTGAAAATAACCCCAACAGGAAGagctctttctcctttcttatgCTGTCTGGCACAGAAGTGAATTCATCATACAGAATAAGCTTTAAAACACAGCCTTGGAAAGCCACAGGTTTGTGCCTACTCAGTAGAAATCCTGTTGATGCTGGAAATCCTGTGGATGCACCCTGGATCAATAGAGAAGCAGGCAGAAACCAGATCACGGCCAGAACATAGAATTCTGCACATGTAGGGTCAGGCAATATCTGTATATAATTTACTAACCTATTCTTATGGTGTGACACATGTTCAGGCACCTAAAACTAGCCAGGTCACCCAAAGTGATAGCCTTTATTCTAGAATACATCTTCTAGATGTTCTTCTCTGTAATGACACAAACCAGAAACGTTTTACAGTGATAATGAAGGAGAGATGACACCACAGCGAAGAACTGAAATATTGTCACAGTAACATTTATGTGGGGTGATGGTTTACACTGTAAATATTCACCCCTTCAGtaaacttctgctttttcaaGAGAACCAAAATAATTCTACTAAACttaatacaaataaattaattattgctctttgtttgtttgagtgttttcttggttttttaaCCACACACATAATTTACAAGAACTCATCCTGCACATACAGGGACTCTTTCCCACATTTTCACTGTAACACAGTGACAAGTTTGTTCCCTGTTCCTTTGGTTCCCAAAgtctgcaggagggaaggagaagcgCAAGAAGAGATCATTTGAACAAGCTGCAGGTTGGGCTCCTCCAACTCCTTGTGTTGACTGAGAGTTCATAGCACCTAGCTGCACTCTCTGTGACCTGTTAAATGTTTTTGAGAGTTGTGATTAAGGATGCTCTTTGGGACTTCAAGCACCAGCCCTGTGCCTTGTAGGGGTGATTTGGAGTGAAATACTGTGTTTGCCTTGTGCATGCTCTGCAGCACACCTGATCACACTcacctctgctgcttctgctccagCACTGTGGAAAACAAACACTTGTGCATATGTGGAAGCAGCATTTAATTTCTACCCTAGTGAAACTGTGTGGCAGACTCTGCTGGTGGTGCTGTTAGCCTTCAGCTGCCAAAAATACTATTACAAAAATTCAAAGATATCCAAAAACCAATTTCCAAACAAGCAGGATCATATATTATATTTCCATATACCTTTTACAGTGCATGAGGATAAGAGTGGCTCCATAATGGCATTATAAATACAGCAAATTAATGGTGGATGCAATGCCAACACCCTGTCATTATGCAAATTGGAACGTCGGCAGAAATGGTTATTCAACAACCCCTTGCAAAGCAACCAGAAGCCTAATGCTGCTTATTACAGCTAAACTAATTAGcaccacattttaaaaaaattaataagatTTTCCTTAACCCCTCAACAGAGAGGATTCTTCATGATAATGTAAAAACATACAAGCACTTGGCACAGGAAGAGCTGGGTTTTTGCTCAGGGCACTGGCAGGCAGAAAAGCAAGGGGAGGTCTACCCAGAAAGCAAAATGATGATAACTCAGTCCCAGACATTTAGAGATGGAGAAACAGATTGTTCTGAC encodes:
- the NKX1-1 gene encoding NK1 transcription factor-related protein 1; translated protein: MNVSRDKVGDISIPAAAAAAVTAPAAGIGGEPRGCHGEGMDGRGEQRLSAGGELPLYCPAGRDRQGDSQSNTPGQEGAVAALPMVHRTTSFSVLDILDPNKFNSKRRQCAGLYKSAGTEFTLGAEDKPEDSGTELAEPKALAEDFDACKKSAELIKEGELYKAEECDLDYSSRPSRSPDSELPDDEELCSEESGSTSGSSGSSGPAAPGEPEPGPLRAEPAEAGVVPPPAPPPPPPAPPVGAQPGPQAKPKRKRTGSDSKSGKPRRARTAFTYEQLVALENKFKSTRYLSVCERLNLALSLSLTETQVKIWFQNRRTKWKKQNPGADTSAPTGGGGGGGAGAGLGGGALPGGLSPLSHSPPMGTPLSMHGPGSYAGHPAGGLVCAAQLPFLPSPAVLSPFVLGSQTYGAPAFYTPHL